From the Arthrobacter sp. PM3 genome, one window contains:
- the murA gene encoding UDP-N-acetylglucosamine 1-carboxyvinyltransferase, with product MSSVLTIRGGVPLTGRVTVRGAKNLVPKAMVAALLGNEPSVLRNVPEIKDVEVVTSLLQLHGVRVDKDPVTGDLTLDPKGAKTASSTAIDAHAGDSRIPILLCGPLIHAIGEAFIPDLGGCKIGDRPIDYHLNVLRQFGAVVEKRPGGIHISAPNGLKGAKIALPYPSVGATEQVLLSATRAEGITELTGAATEPEIVDLIAVLQKMGAIISVQTDRTIRIEGVQDLGGYNHRALSDRNESASWASAALVTRGDIFVEGATQRDMMTFLNTYRKVGGGMDIGDDGIRFYHRGGKLNPLVLETDVHPGFMTDWQQPLIVALTQAEGVSIVHETVYENRFGFTDALIRMGANIQVHRECLGSVPCRFGQRNFLHSAVISGPAQLKGTDIDVPDLRGGFSHLIAALAATGTSRVTGIDIINRGYERFTEKLAGLGADFDITAAK from the coding sequence ATGAGTAGTGTTCTGACAATCCGCGGAGGCGTCCCGCTTACTGGACGTGTCACCGTACGTGGGGCAAAGAATCTTGTCCCCAAGGCCATGGTTGCCGCCCTCCTGGGCAATGAGCCGTCGGTGTTGCGCAACGTTCCGGAAATCAAGGACGTTGAGGTTGTCACGAGCCTGCTCCAGCTCCACGGCGTCCGGGTTGACAAGGACCCTGTAACGGGTGACCTGACTTTGGACCCGAAGGGCGCCAAGACCGCGTCCAGCACGGCGATCGATGCCCACGCCGGCGATTCGCGCATCCCGATCCTGCTCTGCGGGCCGCTGATCCACGCCATCGGTGAGGCCTTCATCCCGGACCTGGGCGGCTGCAAGATCGGCGACCGGCCGATCGACTACCACCTTAATGTGCTGCGCCAGTTCGGTGCCGTGGTGGAGAAGCGCCCCGGGGGCATCCACATTTCCGCGCCCAACGGCCTCAAGGGCGCCAAGATCGCCCTGCCGTACCCCTCCGTCGGAGCCACAGAGCAGGTTCTGCTGAGCGCCACGCGCGCCGAAGGCATCACCGAGCTCACCGGCGCGGCCACCGAACCGGAAATCGTGGACCTGATCGCGGTGCTGCAGAAGATGGGCGCGATCATCAGCGTCCAGACCGACCGCACCATCCGGATCGAGGGCGTCCAGGACCTCGGCGGCTACAACCACCGAGCCCTCTCCGACCGCAACGAGTCCGCCTCGTGGGCTTCCGCCGCACTGGTGACCCGCGGAGACATCTTCGTTGAAGGCGCCACCCAGCGCGACATGATGACGTTCCTGAACACCTACCGCAAGGTCGGCGGCGGAATGGACATCGGCGACGACGGCATCCGCTTCTACCACCGGGGCGGCAAGCTCAACCCGCTGGTCCTCGAAACGGACGTGCACCCCGGCTTCATGACGGACTGGCAGCAGCCCCTCATCGTCGCACTGACCCAGGCCGAGGGCGTTTCGATCGTCCACGAAACCGTGTACGAGAACCGGTTCGGCTTCACCGACGCGCTGATCCGCATGGGCGCGAACATCCAGGTTCACCGCGAGTGCCTCGGCAGCGTGCCGTGCCGCTTCGGCCAGCGGAACTTCCTGCACTCGGCAGTGATCTCCGGTCCGGCGCAACTGAAGGGCACCGACATTGACGTGCCGGACCTGCGCGGCGGCTTCAGCCACCTGATCGCAGCACTGGCCGCCACCGGCACCTCCCGCGTCACCGGCATCGACATCATCAACCGCGGCTACGAGCGCTTCACCGAGAAGCTCGCGGGCCTCGGCGCCGATTTCGACATCACCGCGGCCAAGTAG
- a CDS encoding MFS transporter gives MTSKTIQPATAAITRRTIAGMLVAMTVIESLSGVTQGYLNPILPALGPVLSIDDPTINGIFLISNVSFAVLTPIISRLGDSYGYRLVLRWSTAVVAAGVLMMALWPSLVTVTVGVVLLTCVVGFIPLMMGILRVSSPAHTRTGVSMMIGMLMMMVGAGGLLAGIVGVSDPTLGFWVAVPFAVAALVCSFLLPDAGAPTREGIALAPLLACSGGLIGFVVALSMGPDWGWLDARTLGSGLVGLALLAFWARMDARGPEHGKKFVDLRMLANPRIRAVSLATFFFGFASISYFGTNGIFLHANPDKTGYGFSLSPLMIAIVLAAASVLSFMSSMLTARALKVFGERATLVFAGLLLAGGFVAMIAAHASLAGYCVGFAMFNLSLGMYQAGTRSLSVEGVALEETSTAAGLNELALSVGIAVGAAVVKLLSSSSAESGRITEGGLVSIWGALALAALIAAAASARYPKRQSAEVLP, from the coding sequence ATGACAAGCAAGACAATCCAACCGGCGACGGCGGCGATCACCCGCCGAACGATCGCCGGCATGCTCGTGGCGATGACCGTGATCGAATCGCTCAGTGGCGTCACCCAGGGGTACTTGAACCCCATCCTGCCCGCCCTCGGGCCCGTCTTGTCGATCGATGATCCGACCATCAACGGCATCTTCCTGATCTCCAACGTCAGTTTCGCCGTGCTCACACCCATCATCTCCCGGCTCGGAGACAGTTACGGCTACCGGCTGGTGCTCCGCTGGTCAACGGCGGTGGTCGCAGCGGGAGTGCTCATGATGGCACTTTGGCCGTCCCTGGTGACCGTGACCGTGGGCGTCGTGCTGCTCACCTGCGTCGTGGGCTTCATCCCGCTCATGATGGGAATCCTGCGGGTCAGCAGCCCAGCGCACACCCGCACCGGAGTCAGCATGATGATAGGCATGCTCATGATGATGGTGGGTGCCGGCGGGCTGCTGGCGGGGATTGTGGGCGTAAGCGACCCCACTCTCGGGTTCTGGGTAGCGGTTCCGTTCGCCGTCGCGGCCCTGGTGTGTTCTTTCCTGTTGCCCGACGCCGGAGCCCCCACCAGGGAGGGCATTGCCCTGGCGCCCCTGCTGGCTTGTTCCGGCGGTCTGATCGGCTTCGTAGTCGCCCTTTCGATGGGGCCGGACTGGGGCTGGCTCGATGCTCGGACGCTCGGCTCCGGTCTGGTGGGACTGGCGCTGCTGGCCTTCTGGGCCCGGATGGACGCCAGGGGCCCTGAGCACGGCAAAAAGTTCGTGGATCTGCGCATGCTTGCAAACCCGCGTATCCGCGCAGTCTCCCTTGCCACCTTCTTCTTCGGCTTCGCGTCCATCAGCTACTTCGGCACCAACGGCATCTTCCTGCACGCCAACCCCGACAAGACCGGCTATGGATTCTCCCTCAGCCCACTCATGATCGCCATCGTCCTTGCCGCCGCATCCGTGCTCTCTTTCATGTCGTCGATGTTGACCGCGCGGGCGCTCAAGGTGTTCGGCGAGCGTGCCACGCTGGTCTTCGCCGGACTGCTGCTCGCCGGTGGTTTCGTGGCGATGATCGCTGCGCACGCCTCCCTGGCCGGGTACTGTGTCGGGTTCGCCATGTTCAACCTGAGCCTCGGCATGTACCAGGCGGGAACCCGCTCGCTGTCCGTCGAGGGTGTGGCACTGGAGGAAACCTCGACGGCGGCAGGACTCAACGAGTTGGCCCTGTCGGTCGGCATTGCGGTGGGCGCCGCCGTCGTCAAGCTCCTCTCGTCGTCGTCGGCGGAGTCCGGACGCATCACTGAGGGTGGCCTCGTATCCATCTGGGGAGCGCTCGCACTGGCTGCACTGATCGCGGCGGCAGCCTCCGCACGCTACCCGAAGCGCCAGTCAGCGGAGGTCCTTCCGTGA
- a CDS encoding Lrp/AsnC family transcriptional regulator, with translation MISELDLEIVNALQINPRADWARVGDVLGLSGPTVSRRWNALAEQGLAWITPSPGPRYLSAGWSAFIFLSSVPGEHEALIQRLRAEPAFGTVSLVSGAHDMFVDCFASSHEELMAIVTGAFADLPGVTRREVVFVTQLYRQASEWRSGTLEPARARLMAKESTPPTPAYAPDRLDATLLEGLARDGRASWAELGAAAGVSPQTARRRVERFLASGYITMRCDTSVAGQQALREVSLSLNVPATHVDSIGRYFAGLPSCRLSAQVLGTQNLLVTLWVRDYLEVQGHERELAARAPGSTVITRQAVVRTYKRLGHLLDESGRSQGVVPLPLWREDPAHALRRPDDS, from the coding sequence ATGATCTCTGAATTAGATCTCGAAATCGTAAATGCCCTGCAGATCAACCCGAGGGCCGACTGGGCCCGCGTCGGGGACGTGCTCGGCCTCTCCGGCCCCACCGTTTCCCGACGCTGGAACGCCCTCGCTGAACAGGGACTCGCGTGGATCACCCCGTCTCCAGGGCCTCGCTACCTCAGTGCAGGCTGGTCGGCCTTCATCTTTCTGTCCTCGGTGCCGGGCGAGCACGAGGCCCTCATTCAGCGTCTTCGTGCGGAACCGGCCTTCGGGACGGTATCCCTGGTCTCAGGAGCCCACGACATGTTCGTGGACTGCTTCGCATCAAGCCATGAGGAACTTATGGCGATCGTCACGGGCGCTTTCGCGGACCTGCCGGGTGTGACGCGCAGGGAGGTTGTTTTCGTTACACAGCTCTACCGCCAGGCCTCGGAGTGGCGCAGCGGAACCCTGGAACCGGCGCGGGCGCGGCTCATGGCGAAGGAGTCCACTCCTCCAACGCCCGCATACGCCCCCGACCGGCTGGACGCCACCCTACTGGAGGGGCTCGCCCGCGATGGGCGGGCCAGTTGGGCAGAGCTCGGCGCGGCCGCCGGCGTGTCGCCGCAGACGGCCCGACGCCGGGTGGAACGGTTTCTGGCGTCCGGCTACATAACGATGAGGTGCGATACTTCCGTCGCCGGCCAGCAGGCCCTGCGGGAGGTGAGCCTGAGTCTCAACGTTCCTGCGACCCATGTGGACTCCATCGGCCGCTACTTCGCCGGACTGCCAAGTTGCCGCTTGAGCGCACAGGTTCTAGGTACCCAGAACCTCTTGGTGACGCTGTGGGTCCGCGACTACCTGGAAGTCCAGGGGCACGAGCGGGAGCTGGCAGCCCGGGCGCCGGGAAGCACGGTCATCACCCGGCAGGCGGTGGTGCGCACCTACAAACGGCTCGGACATCTGTTGGATGAGTCAGGGCGCAGCCAGGGTGTTGTCCCCCTGCCCCTGTGGCGGGAGGACCCGGCGCACGCCTTGCGTCGCCCCGATGATTCCTGA
- a CDS encoding 1-acyl-sn-glycerol-3-phosphate acyltransferase, whose translation MKETAKSHTTFVVVAGIVRPVMNLLMRKKWEGLEKLPAGGFIAVPNHCTEIDPLVVGHMLYNQKRMPHFLAKAGLFKVPVLGAVLRSTKQIPVERSTAGANRSLQLAKEIVSEGGAIIIYPEGTLTRDPNLWPMKGHTGAARMALESGIPVVPMAHWGAQEVLPRYAKRLYLFPRKTSRLVVGDPVDLSAFAGRPRDRATLTEATNVIMDAITELLAGLRGEEPPAQRWDPAAHNQSTHGRIEPDGKA comes from the coding sequence GTGAAAGAAACGGCCAAGAGCCACACCACGTTCGTGGTGGTCGCCGGAATCGTCCGGCCCGTGATGAACCTGCTGATGCGCAAGAAATGGGAAGGCCTCGAGAAGCTTCCCGCCGGAGGCTTCATCGCCGTACCCAACCACTGCACCGAGATCGACCCGCTGGTGGTGGGGCACATGCTCTACAACCAGAAGCGGATGCCGCACTTCCTCGCCAAGGCGGGCCTGTTCAAGGTGCCCGTCCTGGGTGCCGTGCTCCGGTCCACCAAGCAGATCCCGGTGGAACGCTCGACGGCGGGTGCGAACCGGTCGCTGCAGCTCGCCAAGGAGATTGTGAGCGAAGGCGGCGCGATCATCATCTATCCCGAAGGGACCCTCACCCGGGACCCGAACCTTTGGCCGATGAAGGGGCACACCGGTGCCGCCAGGATGGCCCTGGAGAGCGGTATCCCGGTGGTGCCCATGGCCCATTGGGGAGCCCAGGAAGTCCTGCCTCGCTACGCCAAGCGTTTGTACCTCTTCCCGCGCAAGACCTCCCGCCTGGTGGTCGGGGATCCCGTGGACCTGAGCGCCTTCGCGGGCCGGCCGCGGGACAGGGCAACCCTCACCGAGGCCACGAACGTCATCATGGACGCCATCACCGAACTTCTGGCTGGACTGCGCGGCGAAGAGCCGCCCGCGCAGCGCTGGGATCCGGCGGCGCACAACCAGTCCACGCACGGCCGGATTGAACCGGACGGCAAGGCATGA
- the leuD gene encoding 3-isopropylmalate dehydratase small subunit codes for MEKFTTHTGVGVPLRQSNVDTDQIIPAVYLKRITRSGFEDALFAAWRKDPSFILNQAPFNAGSVLVAGPDFGTGSSREHAVWALKDYGFKTVLSSRFADIFRGNSGKQGLLAAQVAQDDIELIWKELENAPGTEVTVDLVSKTVQCGNIVAPFEIDDYTRWRLLEGLDDIGLTLQHEEDITAYEATRPSFKPKTLPARTS; via the coding sequence ATGGAAAAATTCACCACCCACACTGGCGTCGGCGTCCCGCTGCGCCAGAGCAACGTGGACACGGACCAGATCATCCCCGCCGTCTACCTCAAGCGCATCACCCGCAGCGGCTTCGAGGACGCCCTCTTCGCCGCGTGGCGCAAGGACCCGTCCTTCATCCTGAACCAGGCGCCCTTCAATGCAGGCTCCGTCCTGGTGGCCGGCCCCGATTTCGGCACCGGCTCCTCCCGCGAGCACGCCGTCTGGGCGCTGAAGGACTACGGCTTCAAGACCGTGCTTTCCTCCCGCTTCGCGGATATCTTCCGCGGCAACTCCGGCAAGCAGGGCCTGCTCGCCGCGCAGGTTGCCCAGGACGATATCGAGCTCATCTGGAAGGAGCTTGAGAACGCCCCCGGCACCGAGGTCACGGTTGATCTGGTCTCCAAAACGGTGCAGTGCGGCAACATCGTGGCGCCGTTCGAAATCGACGACTACACGCGCTGGCGCCTGCTGGAAGGCCTGGACGATATCGGACTGACGCTCCAGCACGAAGAGGACATCACGGCCTACGAAGCCACCAGGCCGTCCTTCAAGCCCAAGACGCTGCCGGCCCGGACGTCCTAA
- the leuC gene encoding 3-isopropylmalate dehydratase large subunit — translation MAKTLAEKVWDAHVVRKGDGEGNNAQPDLLFIDLHLVHEVTSPQAFEGLRLAGRKLRRPDLTIATEDHNTPTLDIDKPIADLTSRTQIQTLRNNCAEFGVRLHSLGDAEQGIVHVVGPQLGLTQPGMTVVCGDSHTSTHGAFGALAMGIGTSEVEHVMATQTLSLKPFKTMAINVEGTLRPGVTAKDIILAVIAKIGTGGGQGYVLEYRGSAIRALSMEARMTICNMSIEAGARAGMVAPDQTTYDYMYGRPHAPEGADWDAAVEYWNTLRTDDGAVFDVEVDLDADTLEPFVTWGTNPGQGVSLSAKVPSPNDFGDENAKAAAERALQYMGLEAGTPMKDIRVDTVFLGSCTNSRIEDLRTAADIIRGREKDPNVRMLVVPGSARVRLEAEAEGLDKVFKDFGAEWRFAGCSMCLGMNPDQLEPGERCASTSNRNFEGRQGKGGRTHLVSPVVAAATAVRGTLSSPSDLEPASAGTLTGTAV, via the coding sequence GGCAAAGACACTGGCCGAGAAGGTCTGGGACGCGCACGTGGTGCGCAAGGGTGACGGCGAAGGAAACAATGCCCAGCCGGACCTTCTTTTCATCGACCTCCACCTGGTGCATGAGGTCACGTCGCCGCAGGCCTTTGAAGGGCTGCGCCTGGCCGGGCGTAAACTGCGCCGGCCCGACCTCACCATCGCCACCGAGGACCACAACACTCCCACGCTGGACATCGATAAGCCAATCGCGGACCTCACCAGCCGGACCCAGATCCAGACCCTGCGCAACAACTGCGCGGAGTTCGGCGTCCGCCTGCACTCGCTCGGTGACGCCGAGCAGGGCATCGTGCACGTGGTGGGCCCGCAGCTGGGCCTCACGCAGCCGGGCATGACCGTGGTCTGCGGCGACTCGCACACCTCCACGCACGGCGCGTTCGGGGCGCTCGCCATGGGTATCGGCACCTCCGAGGTGGAGCACGTCATGGCCACCCAGACGCTGTCCCTGAAGCCGTTCAAAACCATGGCCATCAACGTCGAGGGCACGCTGCGCCCCGGCGTGACCGCCAAGGACATCATCCTCGCCGTGATCGCAAAGATCGGCACCGGCGGCGGCCAGGGCTACGTGCTGGAGTACCGTGGCTCCGCCATCCGCGCCCTGTCCATGGAAGCCCGGATGACCATCTGCAACATGTCCATCGAGGCCGGTGCCCGCGCCGGCATGGTGGCGCCGGACCAGACCACCTACGACTACATGTATGGCCGCCCGCATGCGCCCGAGGGCGCCGACTGGGACGCCGCCGTCGAATACTGGAACACGCTGCGCACCGACGACGGTGCCGTGTTCGACGTCGAGGTGGACCTCGACGCCGACACCCTGGAACCGTTCGTGACGTGGGGGACCAACCCGGGCCAGGGTGTGTCCCTGTCCGCCAAGGTGCCCTCGCCCAACGACTTCGGCGACGAAAACGCCAAGGCCGCCGCCGAGCGCGCCCTGCAGTACATGGGTCTCGAGGCCGGCACGCCGATGAAGGACATCCGGGTGGATACCGTGTTCCTGGGCTCCTGCACCAACTCCAGGATCGAGGACCTCCGGACCGCCGCGGACATCATCCGGGGCCGGGAGAAGGACCCGAACGTGCGCATGCTGGTGGTGCCCGGTTCCGCCCGCGTCCGGCTCGAGGCTGAAGCCGAGGGGCTGGACAAGGTCTTCAAGGACTTCGGTGCGGAATGGCGCTTTGCCGGCTGCTCCATGTGCCTGGGCATGAACCCGGACCAGCTGGAGCCGGGGGAGCGTTGCGCTTCCACCTCAAACCGCAACTTCGAGGGCCGCCAGGGCAAGGGCGGACGCACCCACCTCGTCTCGCCGGTCGTCGCAGCCGCGACGGCGGTGCGCGGCACGCTGAGCTCGCCGTCGGACCTTGAGCCGGCATCGGCCGGAACGCTCACCGGAACCGCAGTCTAG
- a CDS encoding amidohydrolase, with the protein MNPATLTPAGLAPSSTASVSGIHGRIAAALGHWQPKILRLSHAIHADPELSGEEFRAAKRVAVLLRGAGFSFDGPQPAFPTAFSARYGNGELVVALCVEYDALPAIGHACGHNVNAASAVGAALALAAVADDLGITIKVLGTPAEETSGGKVDLIEEGFFDDVALAMMAHAGAEDVIGGSSLAMCMWDVLYEGRPAHAAAAPAEGINALDALVVAQTALALARQQLPPGSIVSLIVTEGGSAVNVIPERARASVEMRSPNLATLRVIEEKVRRCLEAGALASAATLKVTPAGNAYAELRQDRFLSEAYRAAMAVRGRDVTFNAKPVASTDMGNVSQLVPSIHPLLGYDVGGAAHHTAEFAAYGSSASADRAVLDGAFGLAAAASAAAGDPRQRARLIGGSPR; encoded by the coding sequence GTGAACCCGGCGACGCTGACGCCGGCAGGCCTTGCCCCTTCCTCCACTGCCTCCGTGTCGGGGATCCACGGCCGAATCGCCGCGGCATTGGGGCACTGGCAGCCCAAGATTCTTCGTCTGAGCCATGCAATCCACGCCGATCCGGAGCTCAGCGGCGAAGAGTTCCGGGCCGCCAAACGGGTTGCCGTGCTGTTGCGGGGCGCCGGCTTCAGCTTTGACGGCCCCCAGCCTGCATTTCCGACCGCCTTCAGTGCCCGGTACGGAAACGGTGAGCTGGTGGTGGCCCTCTGCGTCGAATACGACGCCCTGCCGGCAATTGGACATGCCTGCGGACACAACGTCAACGCCGCAAGTGCCGTGGGGGCGGCGCTGGCACTGGCCGCCGTGGCGGACGACCTCGGCATCACCATCAAGGTGCTTGGCACTCCCGCCGAGGAGACGAGCGGCGGCAAAGTGGATCTCATCGAGGAGGGCTTCTTCGACGACGTGGCCCTGGCGATGATGGCCCATGCAGGCGCCGAGGACGTCATCGGCGGATCATCCTTGGCCATGTGCATGTGGGATGTGCTGTACGAGGGGCGGCCCGCTCACGCAGCAGCGGCACCGGCCGAAGGAATCAACGCCCTGGACGCACTGGTGGTCGCCCAAACGGCGCTTGCCCTGGCCCGGCAGCAGCTTCCGCCGGGTTCCATCGTGTCGCTGATCGTCACGGAAGGCGGGAGCGCCGTCAACGTTATTCCTGAGCGGGCCCGGGCCAGCGTTGAAATGCGCTCGCCGAACCTCGCGACGCTCCGGGTGATCGAGGAAAAAGTGCGGCGCTGCCTGGAGGCCGGTGCTCTTGCCAGTGCCGCCACACTTAAGGTCACGCCTGCGGGTAATGCGTATGCCGAGCTGAGGCAGGACAGATTCCTCTCCGAGGCCTACCGCGCGGCGATGGCCGTCCGGGGGAGGGACGTCACCTTCAACGCCAAGCCGGTGGCTTCCACGGACATGGGCAACGTCTCTCAGTTGGTGCCGAGCATCCACCCGCTGCTTGGCTACGACGTCGGCGGCGCAGCCCATCACACGGCGGAGTTCGCCGCTTACGGGTCCTCCGCTTCCGCGGACCGGGCGGTGCTGGATGGTGCATTCGGCCTGGCAGCGGCGGCCAGCGCAGCGGCGGGAGATCCCCGGCAGCGTGCCCGCCTGATTGGCGGCAGCCCTCGCTGA